The Canis lupus familiaris isolate Mischka breed German Shepherd chromosome X, alternate assembly UU_Cfam_GSD_1.0, whole genome shotgun sequence genome has a segment encoding these proteins:
- the LOC492065 gene encoding 60S ribosomal protein L32-like: MAALRPLVKPKIVKKRTKKFIRHQSDRYVKIKRNWRKPRGIDNRILRRFKGQILMPNIGYRSNKKTKHMLPSGFWKFLVHNVKELEVLLMCNKSYCAEIAHNVPFKNRCGKSGPAGHQSHQSQCQAVCRRK, translated from the coding sequence ATGGCTGCCCTCAGACCTCTGGTGAAGCCCAAGATCGttaaaaagaggaccaagaagttCATCCGGCACCAGTCAGACCGATATGTCAAAATTAAGCGCAACTGGCGGAAACCCAGAGGCATTGACAATAGGATACTCAGAAGATTCAAGGGCCAGATCTTGATGCCCAACATTGGTTACaggagcaacaagaaaacaaagcacatgcTGCCCAGTGGCTTCTGGAAGTTCCTAGTCCAcaatgtcaaggagcttgaaGTGCTGCTGATGTGCAACAAATCTTATTGTGCAGAGATTGCTCACAATGTACCCTTCAAGAACCGCTGTGGAAAGAGCGGCCCAGCTGGCCATCAGAGTCACCAATCCCAATGCCAGGCTGTGTGCcgaagaaaatga